One Coffea arabica cultivar ET-39 chromosome 5c, Coffea Arabica ET-39 HiFi, whole genome shotgun sequence DNA window includes the following coding sequences:
- the LOC113688638 gene encoding uncharacterized protein: protein MASACVNKIGMSPEKKFLDCPPVKYPSYGWLSPRISFSREFPDDDPSAGGAKPLPADKAGANKDNAQVSDPEPPSNDFADFEFRLEDPVNMLPADELFSDGKLVPLQLSSIRPSEAATPAVRSPDTPQLRRRGEISATDPCLFSPKAPRCSSRWKELLGLKKLYHSSTANSNANNSRQQEHHKATPSTSNANTHRSLKHFLHRSSKSSLSSSLDSSSSLSLPLLRETDSESVSLSSSRLSLSSSSSGHEHDDLPRLSLDSEKPTSFRSSAQTQNANGNANPPRVRVVKSRALSAENAVAMRVGRSPLRRPPESTIRGVSVDSPRMNSSGKIVFHSLERSSSSPSSFNGGHRYKHRGMERSYSANVRVTPVLNVPVCSLRGSSKSGGVFGFPLFSSSQPKKEGGGGSTNGGNGTGNRGQLSSASIKSRPDRT, encoded by the coding sequence ATGGCGTCAGCATGCGTCAATAAGATTGGAATGTCGCCTGAGAAGAAATTCCTGGACTGTCCTCCGGTCAAGTATCCATCCTATGGCTGGCTAAGTCCGAGAATCTCATTTAGCCGAGAGTTTCCGGACGACGATCCCTCCGCCGGAGGAGCCAAGCCTCTTCCGGCGGACAAGGCTGGAGCGAATAAGGATAACGCCCAAGTATCAGATCCAGAACCTCCCTCCAATGATTTCGCTGATTTCGAGTTCCGACTCGAAGATCCGGTAAATATGCTCCCCGCCGACGAGCTGTTCTCCGACGGCAAGCTCGTGCCTCTGCAACTCTCCTCGATCCGCCCGTCGGAGGCCGCAACTCCGGCCGTGAGGTCGCCGGACACGCCGCAGCTTCGTCGGAGAGGCGAGATCTCTGCTACTGATCCATGCTTGTTCTCTCCTAAAGCTCCCAGGTGTTCGAGTCGTTGGAAAGAGCTTCTAGGGTTGAAGAAACTCTACCACAGCAGCACCGCGAATAGTAATGCTAATAATAGCAGACAGCAAGAGCATCACAAAGCGACGCCGTCAACTAGCAATGCTAACACTCACAGGTCTTTGAAACATTTTCTTCACCGAAGCTCCAAGTCATCGTTGTCGTCTTCTTTGGATTCATCCTCCTCCTTAAGCCTCCCATTGCTACGAGAAACTGATAGCGAGTCCGTTTCTCTATCCTCGTCGCGCTTGTCGCTCTCCTCCTCGTCTTCGGGTCACGAACACGATGATCTTCCCAGGCTTTCTCTAGACTCGGAAAAGCCTACGTCGTTCCGTTCATCAGCGCAAACTCAGAATGCTAATGGTAACGCTAACCCTCCTAGAGTACGAGTTGTTAAATCGAGAGCATTATCGGCTGAAAACGCGGTAGCAATGCGGGTCGGGCGAAGCCCCTTGCGGAGACCGCCTGAATCTACAATTCGTGGAGTTTCAGTTGATAGTCCCAGAATGAACTCCTCGGGAAAGATTGTGTTTCACAGCTTGGAGAGAAGCTCCAGCAGTCCAAGCAGTTTCAATGGTGGACATAGGTATAAGCATAGGGGAATGGAGAGGTCTTATTCTGCGAATGTCCGTGTTACTCCGGTTCTTAATGTTCCAGTGTGTTCGCTTAGGGGCTCCTCAAAATCTGGTGGTGTCTTCGGGTTCcctttgttttcttcttcccAGCCGAAGAAAGAAGGAGGTGGTGGTTCCACGAATGGCGGAAATGGAACAGGGAATCGAGGACAGCTGAGTAGTGCTAGTATTAAGAGCCGCCCGGATCGAACTTGA